One window from the genome of Treponema sp. OMZ 838 encodes:
- the trxB gene encoding thioredoxin-disulfide reductase — translation MSEKYDLIIVGGGPAGMAAGIYAARSKLKTVVLEQKRNTGGQCYITEEIENYPGFPEATGPSLSEAFHKHAEKFGVVFVNTGAEKLEKSNDSLHYIVHGTNGTDYEGLAVLIATGAGARTLGCKGEKEFSGKGVSYCATCDGAFFEECEIAVVGGGDAAVEEAMYLTKFADKVTIIHRRDELRAAKSIQEKAFANPKMAFKWNAVVDEVCGDGLVSHLKLRDTKTGEISDFKTEGLFIFIGHDPETELVKDMVKLDEAGYIITNGRMETNVPGIYAAGDVIQKESRQVVTAAADGALAGIWAGNYIDDIKARQKLSK, via the coding sequence ATGAGTGAAAAGTATGATTTGATAATCGTTGGCGGCGGTCCGGCAGGGATGGCAGCCGGAATTTATGCTGCACGTTCAAAATTAAAGACCGTTGTTTTGGAACAAAAACGGAATACGGGCGGTCAGTGTTATATTACCGAAGAAATTGAAAACTATCCCGGCTTTCCCGAGGCAACCGGTCCGTCTCTCAGTGAGGCTTTCCATAAGCATGCCGAAAAGTTCGGTGTCGTATTTGTAAATACGGGAGCTGAAAAACTTGAAAAAAGCAATGACTCTCTCCATTATATCGTGCATGGAACCAATGGTACCGACTATGAAGGTCTTGCTGTTTTGATTGCAACCGGCGCCGGTGCTCGTACCCTTGGGTGTAAAGGTGAAAAAGAATTCAGCGGGAAAGGTGTTTCCTACTGCGCTACGTGCGATGGAGCTTTCTTTGAAGAATGCGAAATTGCTGTTGTCGGCGGCGGAGATGCGGCCGTTGAAGAAGCTATGTATCTGACAAAGTTTGCCGATAAGGTAACCATTATTCACCGCCGTGATGAATTGCGGGCAGCTAAGTCTATTCAGGAAAAAGCATTTGCCAATCCTAAGATGGCTTTTAAGTGGAATGCTGTTGTAGATGAAGTATGCGGCGACGGACTTGTGTCTCACTTAAAACTTCGGGATACGAAAACCGGAGAAATTTCCGATTTTAAAACCGAAGGTTTATTCATATTTATCGGGCATGATCCCGAGACTGAACTGGTAAAGGATATGGTGAAGCTTGATGAGGCGGGATATATTATTACCAACGGGCGAATGGAAACCAATGTGCCGGGCATTTATGCCGCCGGTGATGTTATCCAAAAAGAATCCCGTCAAGTAGTTACTGCAGCGGCTGATGGAGCATTGGCAGGCATTTGGGCAGGTAACTATATCGACGATATAAAAGCGCGTCAGAAGCTTTCAAAATAA
- the grdA gene encoding glycine/sarcosine/betaine reductase complex selenoprotein A — MELKGKKVIIIGDRDGIPGEAIKLCAETAGAEVVYAATECFVUTSAGAMDLENQKRVKDLAKKYGCENTVVLLGGAEAESSGLACETVTNGDPTFAGPLAGVSLGLLCYHVVEPEIKNQIDPKVYEEQISMMEMVLDVSAIVAEVKEYREKYCKFLK, encoded by the coding sequence ATGGAATTAAAAGGCAAAAAGGTTATCATTATCGGTGACCGCGACGGCATTCCCGGGGAAGCCATAAAGCTTTGTGCTGAGACGGCGGGCGCTGAAGTTGTTTATGCGGCAACCGAATGCTTCGTCTGAACAAGCGCAGGCGCAATGGACTTGGAAAACCAAAAGCGGGTTAAAGATTTAGCTAAAAAGTACGGCTGCGAGAACACGGTAGTGCTTCTCGGCGGTGCCGAAGCTGAATCCTCAGGTCTTGCCTGTGAAACCGTTACAAACGGTGATCCTACTTTTGCAGGTCCGTTGGCAGGAGTCTCGTTGGGACTTTTGTGTTATCATGTGGTTGAACCGGAAATCAAAAATCAAATAGATCCTAAGGTCTATGAAGAACAAATCAGTATGATGGAGATGGTTCTTGATGTTTCTGCAATTGTCGCGGAAGTCAAAGAATATCGTGAGAAATACTGTAAGTTTTTGAAGTAA
- a CDS encoding co-chaperone YbbN, whose product MVELTKDSFEQEVHGSKGVTLVDFWSQSCVPCKQLMPDVHAMAERYTGKVKFCSFDIGLGRRVAMKEQVLGLPSILIYVDGEKKEHLTGEGLNAKQIEDTLQKYL is encoded by the coding sequence ATGGTTGAATTAACAAAAGATTCATTTGAGCAAGAAGTGCACGGATCAAAAGGCGTTACATTGGTCGATTTTTGGTCTCAGTCTTGTGTGCCGTGTAAGCAGTTGATGCCTGACGTTCATGCAATGGCAGAGCGCTATACCGGGAAGGTGAAATTCTGCTCATTCGATATCGGTCTCGGACGCAGAGTTGCGATGAAAGAGCAGGTACTTGGTCTGCCTTCAATTCTTATCTATGTTGACGGCGAAAAGAAGGAGCACCTTACCGGTGAAGGTTTAAACGCAAAACAGATTGAAGATACGCTTCAAAAATATCTGTAA
- a CDS encoding chemotaxis protein CheA yields the protein MSDYLDINNEELLKDFFSEAEQQVEQLESNILVIEQDPTNKEAIDEIFRAAHTLKGGSATVEMSELSGFTHAVEDLLDAIRSNQVTVTEETIDLLLHSLDIIKDMLAARSNGEVYSQDVSETVTKLRSYIPDKKDTKKAAAKASPPKPAVSKPVAQPQAKTVASGDEDAVDPASLLSEYEILELREAVPAGNKVYAIRVQFDESSLMNTVGGIQVFAALKQSAMVLKTIPDFDALYEDEFHSEVLYYVASTASESSLLSIANIPDVTLNAVIDELTFSAEGSASKTKASKPEEPAPAAEVQPAPDTGSKAETPQPEASAPAVQGDAGHPKKAPAAAANAAHASGSVLRVDAKRIDYLLNLVSETVITKASLNQSAMEFNELYALFQNANGEYKDRIRKLLDKFPSYLEKLQQGADLNTIKKELAADYAGMFELFSQFETSMKYSVTKFRSSAQNLGRISGELQEGVMKIRMVPISQIFSRFPRVVRDLSKSLNKNIQLVIEGEDTELDKSVVEDLLDPIMHCVRNSMDHGIETPEERKALGKSEQGILLLRASNEGNMIVIEVVDDGKGIDVDAVKAKAVERGLLHPGKNLTDVEAYQLIFAPGFSTSKTISSVSGRGVGLDVVKTHIEKLNGTVTVVSEKNRGTRFTIKLPLTLAIIQGLLIRVGEEVYSIPITSVIESHRVRSEEINRIDSYEVFNVRNEVISLLRLNRLFGVPSAEKGDDGHHYIVIVGTAEKKVGLMVDSLIGEEDVVIKPLKDQFTNSPGIAGASILGDGSVSLIIDVGQLLDLGLKQEMHARERREASIW from the coding sequence ATGAGTGATTATCTGGATATCAATAATGAAGAGTTATTGAAAGACTTTTTTAGTGAAGCAGAACAGCAGGTAGAGCAGCTGGAAAGTAATATTCTTGTTATTGAACAGGATCCTACCAATAAAGAAGCTATTGATGAGATTTTCCGTGCGGCTCATACTTTGAAAGGCGGCTCTGCAACCGTTGAAATGAGTGAATTATCCGGTTTCACTCATGCCGTAGAAGATTTGCTTGATGCTATCCGGTCGAATCAAGTTACAGTTACAGAGGAAACCATTGACCTTTTGTTGCATTCTTTGGATATAATCAAGGATATGCTTGCAGCAAGATCTAATGGTGAGGTATATAGCCAAGATGTGTCTGAAACGGTTACAAAACTGCGGTCGTATATCCCTGATAAGAAAGATACTAAAAAAGCTGCTGCAAAAGCTTCTCCGCCCAAGCCTGCCGTTTCTAAGCCGGTAGCGCAGCCTCAAGCAAAAACTGTAGCTTCCGGCGACGAAGATGCCGTCGATCCGGCATCTTTACTTTCCGAATATGAAATCCTTGAATTACGCGAAGCGGTACCCGCCGGAAATAAGGTGTATGCCATTCGAGTGCAGTTTGATGAATCAAGTTTAATGAATACCGTTGGTGGTATTCAGGTGTTTGCAGCTTTAAAGCAATCTGCGATGGTGCTTAAAACCATTCCCGATTTTGATGCACTCTATGAAGATGAATTTCATTCTGAAGTTCTTTATTATGTTGCGTCAACGGCAAGCGAAAGTAGTTTGCTATCGATTGCAAATATTCCCGATGTGACGCTTAATGCAGTAATTGACGAACTAACCTTTAGTGCCGAAGGGAGCGCTTCAAAAACAAAAGCTTCAAAACCAGAAGAGCCTGCTCCAGCTGCAGAAGTACAGCCTGCTCCTGACACAGGATCGAAAGCTGAAACGCCACAGCCGGAAGCGTCCGCTCCTGCCGTGCAGGGAGATGCAGGGCATCCGAAAAAAGCTCCGGCCGCAGCCGCAAATGCCGCCCACGCATCGGGGTCGGTACTGCGCGTTGACGCAAAGCGTATTGACTACTTACTGAACTTGGTCAGCGAGACGGTTATTACCAAAGCATCACTTAACCAAAGCGCAATGGAGTTTAATGAGCTGTATGCGCTTTTCCAAAATGCGAACGGTGAATATAAAGATCGAATTCGTAAACTTTTGGATAAATTCCCGTCTTATCTTGAGAAGCTTCAACAAGGAGCAGATTTAAATACTATTAAGAAGGAACTTGCAGCAGATTATGCCGGTATGTTTGAGCTTTTTAGTCAGTTTGAAACATCCATGAAATATTCGGTTACTAAGTTCCGTTCTTCCGCACAAAACTTGGGACGTATTTCAGGTGAGTTGCAGGAAGGGGTTATGAAAATCCGTATGGTTCCCATCAGTCAGATTTTCAGCCGCTTCCCCCGCGTTGTTCGCGATCTTTCTAAATCGTTAAATAAGAATATCCAGCTTGTAATCGAAGGTGAAGATACCGAATTGGATAAATCGGTAGTCGAAGATCTTCTTGATCCGATTATGCACTGCGTGCGTAATTCGATGGATCATGGTATTGAAACTCCTGAAGAGCGGAAAGCACTCGGAAAATCCGAGCAGGGAATACTTTTGCTGAGAGCGAGCAATGAAGGTAACATGATTGTTATCGAAGTTGTTGATGACGGCAAAGGTATCGATGTTGATGCTGTAAAGGCAAAGGCCGTTGAACGTGGTCTTTTGCATCCGGGAAAAAATCTCACGGATGTTGAGGCATATCAGCTGATCTTTGCACCGGGTTTTTCAACTTCAAAAACGATTTCCAGCGTTTCGGGACGTGGCGTCGGGTTGGATGTCGTTAAGACGCATATAGAAAAGCTCAACGGAACCGTTACAGTCGTTTCGGAAAAAAACAGGGGAACCCGTTTTACTATCAAATTGCCGTTAACGCTTGCAATTATCCAAGGCTTGCTGATACGTGTCGGCGAAGAAGTGTATTCTATCCCGATTACTTCCGTTATTGAAAGTCATCGTGTGCGCAGTGAAGAAATTAACCGTATTGACAGTTATGAAGTATTTAATGTTCGCAATGAAGTTATCAGTTTGTTGCGGTTGAATAGGCTGTTCGGTGTTCCTTCTGCAGAAAAGGGCGATGACGGTCATCATTATATCGTTATTGTCGGAACAGCTGAAAAGAAAGTTGGATTAATGGTCGATAGTCTCATTGGTGAAGAAGATGTCGTTATTAAGCCTTTAAAAGATCAGTTCACCAATTCTCCGGGAATTGCTGGCGCTTCAATTCTAGGAGACGGTTCCGTTTCATTGATCATCGATGTCGGGCAATTACTTGATTTGGGCTTAAAACAGGAAATGCATGCCCGTGAACGGCGCGAGGCTTCCATCTGGTAA
- the pcnB gene encoding polynucleotide adenylyltransferase PcnB — protein sequence MLVRYTRNNTNKKLSKALIYTATEHSIDPRKVDSEAIRIISGLHNAGYEAYIVGGAVRDLLIGKTPKDFDIATSAEPARIRKIFKNSRLIGKRFRLVHIFYGSKIYEVSTFRSIEEGSVGNTFGTIDEDVRRRDFTLNALYYDPIKNIIVDYVGGVEDIRKKQLHPIINLSHIFAEDPVRMLRAVKYATITGAAIPLLLRCRIHRDAPLIEYTSPSRLTEEISKILMSGHAAEILKMLLHYQLFLYLQPSAFSFIEDSPHFSEHYFASMEELDGLIAEHKIQRQGQALVYLIRDFLQLITDWEEEPRAVYKAVYAECRHFVLPMNPQRTELEYAVKYCLRKGGLDIRLTGTAKTKEAPKRRPRGAIRQNTPTKQGGRASGKRKPASSPTEAKR from the coding sequence ATGTTAGTAAGGTATACTCGAAATAATACGAATAAAAAGCTATCAAAAGCGCTTATATATACGGCAACGGAACACTCTATTGATCCCCGTAAGGTGGATAGCGAGGCTATCCGTATCATCAGCGGGCTGCATAACGCAGGTTATGAGGCTTACATTGTCGGCGGCGCTGTCCGTGATTTATTGATTGGAAAAACGCCGAAGGATTTTGATATTGCGACATCGGCGGAACCTGCCCGTATCCGCAAAATTTTTAAAAATTCCCGGCTCATCGGGAAGCGGTTTCGGTTGGTGCATATTTTTTACGGTTCTAAAATATATGAGGTTTCTACCTTCCGCTCAATCGAAGAAGGTTCCGTCGGCAATACATTCGGTACTATCGACGAAGATGTACGGCGCCGTGATTTCACTTTAAATGCGCTCTACTATGATCCGATAAAAAATATTATTGTCGATTATGTCGGCGGTGTGGAAGATATCCGCAAAAAACAGCTGCACCCGATTATCAATCTGTCGCATATCTTTGCAGAAGATCCGGTGCGGATGCTCCGTGCCGTCAAATACGCAACCATCACGGGCGCTGCAATTCCATTGCTACTCCGCTGCCGCATTCATCGCGATGCACCGCTTATTGAATATACCTCGCCTTCCCGTTTAACCGAGGAAATAAGCAAAATCCTCATGAGCGGTCATGCAGCAGAGATTCTTAAAATGCTTCTGCATTATCAACTTTTTCTCTATTTACAGCCTTCTGCATTTTCATTTATCGAAGATTCGCCCCATTTTTCCGAACACTATTTTGCAAGTATGGAAGAGCTTGACGGATTAATTGCAGAACACAAAATTCAGCGGCAGGGACAAGCACTGGTATACCTCATCCGTGATTTTTTACAACTGATTACCGATTGGGAAGAAGAACCGCGGGCGGTTTATAAGGCGGTATATGCCGAATGCCGCCATTTTGTCCTGCCGATGAATCCGCAACGAACGGAGCTTGAATATGCAGTAAAATACTGCCTCAGGAAAGGCGGCTTGGACATACGGCTTACCGGTACGGCAAAAACAAAAGAAGCCCCTAAACGCCGCCCGCGAGGCGCAATACGCCAAAATACTCCTACAAAGCAAGGCGGGCGGGCATCGGGAAAGCGAAAACCCGCATCTTCTCCTACCGAAGCAAAGCGGTAG